One window of the Rhizobiaceae bacterium genome contains the following:
- a CDS encoding mechanosensitive ion channel — protein MQLDDAWARIESGWGALTALAVTYSFSVIGAILLMIAGYIVAGLVERGVKAALGQVHGFDSTLRHFFSQTARYLILALVLVMVLGQFGVQTASIIAAIGAIGLAIGLALQGTLQNIAAGIMILILRPFRIGESIKVGSIDGDVEEVGLFATRLRAVDGTYILAPNSKLWNEPVYNTTRNHMRRSDITFNIAYTNHVDWVRQMLLDLATADERVKKERPPVAFVSALSDASMTLTLRYWTHDRDFLKTKIDLTHAVMKRFREKDIRFPPAAFAPTEHPDAGEDDAPRLAEPPHRAPAAAQANLRSPRQ, from the coding sequence ATGCAGCTCGACGACGCCTGGGCCAGGATAGAAAGCGGGTGGGGTGCGCTCACCGCGCTGGCGGTCACCTACTCCTTCTCCGTCATCGGCGCGATTCTGCTGATGATAGCCGGCTACATCGTCGCCGGACTGGTCGAACGCGGCGTCAAGGCGGCGCTCGGCCAGGTGCACGGTTTCGACAGTACGCTGCGCCACTTCTTCTCCCAGACGGCCCGGTACCTGATCCTGGCGCTGGTGCTCGTCATGGTGCTCGGCCAGTTCGGCGTCCAGACTGCATCGATCATCGCCGCCATCGGCGCCATCGGCCTGGCCATCGGGCTCGCGCTGCAAGGCACGCTGCAGAACATCGCAGCCGGCATCATGATTCTCATCCTGCGCCCCTTCCGCATCGGCGAGTCGATCAAGGTCGGCTCCATCGACGGCGACGTGGAGGAAGTGGGGCTTTTCGCGACGCGGCTGCGCGCCGTGGACGGCACCTACATCCTCGCGCCCAACTCCAAGCTGTGGAACGAGCCCGTCTACAACACGACCCGCAACCACATGCGGCGCAGCGACATCACCTTCAACATCGCCTACACCAATCACGTCGACTGGGTACGCCAGATGCTGCTCGATCTCGCCACGGCCGATGAACGGGTGAAGAAGGAGCGCCCTCCCGTCGCCTTCGTCAGCGCCCTCTCCGACGCCTCGATGACGCTGACCCTGCGCTACTGGACGCACGACAGGGATTTCCTCAAGACCAAGATCGATCTCACCCACGCGGTGATGAAGCGCTTCCGCGAAAAGGACATACGCTTCCCGCCGGCGGCCTTCGCTCCGACCGAACATCCCGATGCGGGCGAGGATGACGCGCCTCGGCTCGCGGAGCCGCCGCATCGGGCGCCCGCCGCCGCGCAGGCGAACCTTCGGTCTCCACGTCAGTAA
- a CDS encoding MFS transporter, giving the protein MDSARRENIPAHGTRIAAVASVIVSMALTAVGNGLLFTYIPVRLGAEGFPPLWAGAILTGLSAGGLAGCLLTGAIVRRVGHARSYMLFTALIVLANAIVALRVDPVMWIFARALYGFTISALFIVAQSWLNDAVGNAVRGRVMAIFYVSYIVGLGVGAFLLGFADIGSAEAPILAIVFTACSILPVGLTRLAQPPPPEAASVALAKAWRISPVGVAGMLAVGGLSMLISGFAPIHVTAKGFSQQEVAMLMSAMPLGTLLLQIPFGWISDRTDRRYVLIATSLLVVLMGFAALHFDGATLLVVIAVYMIWGGASESIYSLSSAHANDRASKKDLVTLSSSMLFAWSISGLIAPGLGTMLTVLYGTQSFIHVAIAVAAAFCAFVFWRVLRVPPVPQDDTGTFAPMSAQAPPAVDLAFPADGETPRR; this is encoded by the coding sequence ATGGATTCGGCTCGGCGCGAGAATATCCCCGCCCATGGGACGCGGATAGCCGCGGTGGCGAGCGTCATCGTGTCCATGGCGCTGACGGCGGTCGGCAACGGCCTGCTCTTCACCTACATCCCGGTGCGGCTCGGGGCGGAAGGCTTTCCGCCATTGTGGGCCGGCGCCATCCTCACAGGGCTTTCGGCCGGCGGTCTGGCGGGCTGCCTCCTGACCGGAGCGATCGTCCGCCGCGTCGGGCATGCACGCAGCTACATGCTGTTCACGGCGCTGATCGTGTTGGCAAACGCGATCGTTGCGCTCCGTGTCGATCCCGTCATGTGGATCTTCGCGCGAGCTCTCTACGGCTTCACCATCTCGGCGCTTTTCATCGTGGCGCAAAGCTGGCTGAACGACGCTGTGGGGAACGCCGTTCGCGGCCGCGTCATGGCGATCTTCTACGTATCCTATATCGTCGGCCTCGGCGTCGGGGCCTTCCTGCTCGGTTTCGCCGATATCGGGAGCGCCGAGGCGCCAATACTCGCCATCGTCTTCACGGCCTGTTCCATCCTGCCCGTCGGGCTGACCCGTCTCGCGCAGCCGCCCCCGCCGGAGGCTGCTTCCGTCGCGCTCGCAAAAGCCTGGCGGATTTCGCCGGTCGGGGTTGCAGGCATGCTGGCGGTCGGCGGGTTGTCGATGCTCATCTCGGGCTTTGCGCCGATCCATGTCACGGCGAAAGGCTTCAGCCAGCAGGAAGTCGCCATGCTGATGTCGGCCATGCCGCTCGGCACGCTGCTCCTGCAGATTCCGTTCGGGTGGATATCGGATCGCACCGACCGGCGCTATGTGCTCATCGCGACGTCTTTGCTTGTGGTCCTGATGGGGTTCGCTGCCCTTCATTTCGACGGCGCGACGTTGCTGGTCGTCATCGCGGTCTACATGATCTGGGGCGGGGCGTCCGAATCCATCTACTCGCTGTCCAGCGCCCATGCCAACGACCGCGCCAGCAAGAAGGACCTCGTGACGCTGTCGAGCTCCATGCTTTTCGCATGGTCCATTTCGGGCCTCATCGCCCCGGGTCTCGGAACGATGCTGACGGTTCTCTACGGAACGCAGTCCTTCATCCATGTCGCCATCGCGGTGGCCGCGGCGTTCTGCGCCTTTGTGTTCTGGCGGGTGCTCAGGGTGCCGCCCGTGCCGCAGGACGACACCGGCACATTCGCTCCGATGAGCGCGCAGGCGCCGCCCGCCGTCGATCTGGCCTTTCCAGCGGACGGAGAGACCCCGCGAAGATAG
- a CDS encoding nicotinate-nucleotide adenylyltransferase, whose protein sequence is MPHVEKGMQVGLFGGSFNPPHAGHGLVAEIALRRLALDQLWWMVTPGNPLKSTRELAPLAERIRLSEAVAEDPRIKVTAFEASYRVRYTADTLALVKRLNPGVDFVWIMGADNLRDFHRWQRWRKIAMTFPIAVIDRPGSTLSFLSSLVAKTFDYARIDEGDAPRLARMKPPAWTFIHGPRSSLSSTALRQIAKGSDAAV, encoded by the coding sequence ATGCCGCATGTCGAGAAGGGCATGCAGGTGGGGCTGTTCGGCGGCTCCTTCAATCCGCCGCATGCCGGGCACGGCCTCGTCGCCGAGATCGCCTTACGGCGGCTGGCCCTCGACCAGCTCTGGTGGATGGTCACGCCCGGCAATCCGTTGAAGAGCACGCGCGAACTCGCGCCGCTCGCCGAGCGCATCCGCCTGTCGGAGGCGGTCGCGGAAGATCCGCGCATCAAGGTGACTGCGTTCGAGGCGAGCTATCGCGTCCGCTATACCGCCGACACGCTGGCGCTGGTGAAGCGGCTCAATCCCGGCGTCGACTTCGTCTGGATCATGGGCGCCGACAATCTGCGCGACTTCCACCGTTGGCAGCGCTGGCGCAAGATCGCGATGACCTTTCCCATCGCCGTGATCGACCGGCCGGGCTCGACGCTCTCCTTCCTGTCGTCGCTGGTGGCCAAGACGTTCGACTATGCGCGCATCGATGAGGGCGACGCACCGCGGCTCGCTCGGATGAAGCCGCCAGCCTGGACATTCATCCACGGGCCGCGATCCTCGCTCTCCTCGACGGCCCTGCGGCAGATCGCAAAAGGCTCCGACGCCGCAGTATGA
- a CDS encoding glutamate-5-semialdehyde dehydrogenase codes for MLTTNETSRGDTAPLMAEIGRKARAAARPLAIATTAQKDAALGAMAAALLAAEQAILDANAIDLKNGEEAGLSAAMMDRLKLTPARIRDMAAGIKTIAGLSDPVGDVIAEWDRPNGLHIERVRTPLGVIGVIYESRPNVTADAGALCLKAGNAVILRGGSDSLNSSLAIHVCMVEGLRAAGMPENAIQLVPTTDRAVVGEMLKGLSGNLDVIVPRGGRSLVERVQNEARVPVFAHLEGICHVYVDRSAGLDMAVKVVVNAKMRRTGICGAAETLLVDRAVAETHLVPILDALAKAGCEIRGTEEVRAAFPAAKPASEEDWRTEYLDAIISVKLVDGIGEAIAHIETWSSHHTEAVIAEDPEVVARFFNEIDSAILLHNASTQFADGGEFGMGAEIGIATGKMHARGPVAVEQLTSFKYRVRGSGQVRP; via the coding sequence ATGCTGACGACCAACGAGACTTCGCGCGGAGACACCGCTCCTCTGATGGCCGAAATCGGCCGTAAGGCCCGGGCCGCCGCGCGGCCGTTGGCGATCGCGACGACCGCGCAGAAGGACGCAGCGCTTGGCGCGATGGCCGCGGCCCTGCTCGCCGCCGAGCAGGCGATCCTCGACGCCAATGCGATCGACCTCAAGAACGGCGAGGAGGCGGGGCTCTCCGCCGCGATGATGGACAGGCTCAAGCTGACGCCCGCGCGCATCCGCGACATGGCCGCGGGCATCAAGACGATTGCCGGACTCTCCGATCCGGTCGGCGACGTGATCGCCGAATGGGATCGCCCCAACGGCCTCCATATCGAGCGTGTGCGCACGCCGCTCGGCGTCATCGGCGTCATCTATGAAAGCCGGCCGAACGTGACGGCGGATGCCGGGGCGCTCTGTCTGAAGGCGGGCAATGCAGTGATCCTGCGCGGCGGCTCGGACTCCCTCAACTCGTCGCTGGCGATCCACGTCTGCATGGTCGAGGGCCTGCGTGCCGCCGGTATGCCGGAGAACGCGATCCAGCTCGTGCCCACGACCGATCGCGCCGTCGTCGGCGAGATGCTGAAGGGGCTCTCGGGCAATCTCGACGTCATCGTGCCGCGCGGCGGCCGCAGCCTGGTCGAGCGCGTGCAGAACGAGGCGCGCGTGCCGGTCTTCGCGCATCTCGAAGGCATCTGCCACGTCTATGTCGATCGCTCGGCGGGGCTCGATATGGCGGTGAAGGTGGTCGTCAACGCCAAGATGCGCCGCACGGGAATCTGCGGCGCTGCGGAAACGCTGCTGGTCGATCGCGCCGTGGCGGAGACGCATCTCGTGCCGATCCTCGACGCGCTGGCCAAGGCCGGCTGCGAAATACGCGGCACGGAAGAGGTGCGCGCGGCGTTTCCGGCCGCGAAACCGGCGAGCGAGGAGGACTGGCGCACCGAATATCTCGACGCCATCATCTCGGTGAAGCTGGTCGACGGCATCGGCGAGGCGATCGCGCATATCGAGACGTGGTCCTCGCACCATACCGAGGCGGTGATCGCGGAGGACCCGGAAGTCGTGGCGCGCTTCTTCAACGAGATCGATTCCGCGATCCTGCTGCACAATGCCTCGACGCAGTTCGCCGACGGTGGTGAGTTCGGCATGGGCGCGGAGATCGGCATCGCGACCGGCAAGATGCATGCGCGTGGGCCGGTTGCCGTCGAGCAACTGACGTCTTTCAAGTATCGCGTGCGCGGCTCCGGCCAGGTCAGGCCATAG
- the proB gene encoding glutamate 5-kinase, which translates to MTLSLQKYRRITVKIGSALLVDRSTGLKREWLTALTDDIAGLVEGGAEVLVVSSGAIALGRTILGLGKRALKLEESQAAAAVGQIALAGAWSDELGRKGIRSGQILVTLGDTEERRRYLNARATISTLLKMDAVPIINENDTVATTEIRYGDNDRLAARVATMMGADLLVLLSDIDGLYTASPAVDPKARFIPVVERITPEIEAMGGGAASELSRGGMRTKLDAGKIATLAGTAMIIASGKRLNPLSAIEQGERATFFKPSIRPVKGYKTWIAGNLEPAGRLTVDAGAVGALMSGKSLLPAGVRLVSGSFSRGDTVAVLAPEGREIARGLIAYDAADAVRIAGLRTAEIEAILGYQPRSAMIHRDDLVLADIKAETAAES; encoded by the coding sequence ATGACCCTCTCCCTGCAGAAGTACCGCCGCATCACGGTGAAGATCGGCTCGGCGCTGCTCGTCGATCGTTCGACAGGCCTGAAGCGGGAGTGGCTGACGGCGCTGACGGACGACATAGCCGGGCTGGTCGAGGGTGGCGCGGAGGTGCTGGTCGTGTCGTCGGGCGCGATCGCGCTCGGGCGCACGATACTCGGACTCGGCAAACGCGCGTTGAAGCTGGAGGAGAGCCAGGCGGCGGCGGCGGTCGGGCAGATCGCGCTGGCCGGCGCATGGTCGGACGAGCTCGGACGCAAGGGTATCCGCTCCGGCCAGATCCTCGTCACGCTGGGCGACACGGAGGAGCGGCGCCGCTACCTTAACGCGCGCGCCACCATCTCGACCCTGCTCAAGATGGACGCCGTGCCGATCATCAACGAGAATGACACGGTGGCGACGACGGAAATCCGCTATGGCGACAATGACCGGCTTGCGGCGCGCGTGGCGACCATGATGGGTGCGGACCTGCTCGTGCTGCTTTCCGACATAGACGGGCTCTATACGGCTTCGCCGGCCGTCGACCCCAAGGCGCGATTTATCCCGGTCGTCGAGCGCATCACGCCGGAAATCGAAGCGATGGGCGGCGGCGCGGCGTCGGAACTTTCGCGCGGGGGCATGCGCACCAAGCTCGACGCGGGCAAGATCGCGACGCTGGCCGGCACCGCCATGATCATCGCCTCCGGCAAGCGGCTTAACCCGCTGTCGGCCATCGAGCAGGGCGAGCGCGCCACCTTCTTCAAGCCGAGCATCCGGCCGGTGAAGGGCTACAAGACGTGGATCGCCGGCAACCTCGAACCCGCCGGCCGGCTGACCGTCGATGCGGGCGCCGTCGGGGCGCTGATGTCCGGCAAGTCGCTGCTGCCGGCCGGCGTCAGACTGGTCAGCGGCAGCTTTTCGCGCGGCGACACGGTCGCCGTCCTTGCGCCCGAAGGGCGCGAGATCGCGCGGGGCCTTATCGCCTACGATGCGGCCGACGCGGTGCGTATCGCCGGGCTGCGGACGGCGGAGATCGAAGCCATCCTCGGCTATCAGCCGCGTTCCGCGATGATCCATCGCGACGATCTGGTTCTTGCCGACATCAAGGCGGAGACCGCCGCCGAGTCATGA
- the obgE gene encoding GTPase ObgE codes for MKFLDQAKVYIRSGDGGAGSVSFRREKFIEFGGPDGGDGGRGGDVWAEAVDGLNTLIDYRYQQHFRAKTGVHGMGRNRAGGKGADVTLKVPAGTQIYEEDNETLIADLTEVGQRVRLAAGGNGGFGNQHFKTSTNQAPRRANPGLPGVEKTIWLRLKLIADAGLVGLPNAGKSTFLAAVTAAKPKIADYPFTTLHPGLGVARIDGREFVLADIPGLIEGAHEGVGIGDRFLGHVERTRVLLHLVSAQEESPGKAYKTVRAELAAYGHGLADKPEIVALSQIDTLDADQRKKKAASLKRAAGRTPILLSAVTREGVEETLRALMAVVKEARGEAVSQ; via the coding sequence ATGAAATTCCTCGATCAGGCCAAAGTCTACATACGCTCCGGCGACGGGGGCGCCGGCTCGGTCTCGTTCCGGCGCGAGAAGTTCATCGAGTTCGGCGGGCCGGACGGCGGCGACGGCGGGCGCGGCGGCGACGTGTGGGCCGAGGCGGTGGATGGGCTCAACACTCTGATCGACTATCGCTACCAGCAGCATTTCCGCGCCAAGACCGGCGTGCACGGCATGGGCCGAAACCGCGCCGGCGGAAAAGGCGCGGATGTGACGCTGAAGGTGCCGGCCGGCACGCAGATCTACGAAGAGGACAACGAGACGCTGATCGCCGATCTGACCGAGGTCGGCCAGAGAGTGCGGCTGGCGGCGGGCGGCAATGGCGGCTTCGGCAACCAGCATTTCAAGACCTCGACCAATCAGGCGCCGCGCCGCGCCAATCCCGGCCTGCCGGGCGTGGAAAAGACGATCTGGCTGCGGCTGAAGCTGATCGCCGATGCCGGGCTGGTAGGCCTTCCGAATGCGGGCAAGTCCACCTTCCTGGCGGCGGTGACGGCGGCGAAGCCGAAGATCGCGGACTATCCCTTCACGACGCTGCATCCCGGCCTTGGCGTCGCGCGCATCGACGGGCGCGAATTCGTGCTGGCCGACATTCCCGGCCTGATCGAGGGCGCGCATGAGGGTGTGGGCATTGGCGACCGCTTCCTCGGCCATGTCGAGCGCACGCGCGTGCTTCTGCATCTCGTCTCGGCGCAGGAGGAGAGCCCCGGCAAGGCCTACAAGACGGTGCGGGCGGAACTGGCCGCCTACGGTCATGGGCTTGCCGACAAGCCGGAGATCGTGGCGCTGAGCCAGATCGACACGCTGGACGCGGATCAGCGCAAGAAAAAGGCGGCCTCGCTGAAGCGCGCTGCCGGCAGGACGCCGATCCTGCTTTCGGCCGTCACGCGCGAGGGCGTCGAGGAGACGCTTCGTGCGTTGATGGCGGTGGTGAAGGAAGCGCGTGGCGAGGCGGTGTCGCAATGA
- a CDS encoding GNAT family N-acetyltransferase, giving the protein MVAEKQDVEDESLRIDRPVLRTERLVMRAPHAGDIPSLALLANNRSIAEMVARMPHPYGETEARAFVAMATEADRAGVIYALTLADNTLVGCAGLSATERGLELGYWVGEPYWNKGYATEAAHALVDLAFRATDIQVLHVACRVINPASRRVVHKCGFQYAGQGMIDSIVAGRVPVERYRLDRKAWASLRNWPRF; this is encoded by the coding sequence ATGGTTGCCGAGAAGCAGGACGTCGAGGACGAAAGTCTGAGGATCGACCGTCCCGTCCTCAGGACCGAAAGACTGGTGATGCGGGCGCCCCATGCCGGCGACATTCCGTCGCTTGCCTTGCTCGCCAACAACCGGTCGATCGCCGAGATGGTGGCGCGGATGCCGCATCCTTACGGCGAGACAGAAGCGCGCGCCTTCGTCGCGATGGCCACTGAAGCCGACCGCGCCGGCGTGATCTATGCGCTGACACTGGCCGACAATACGCTGGTGGGCTGCGCGGGCCTCAGCGCGACAGAGCGCGGGCTGGAGCTTGGCTACTGGGTCGGCGAACCCTACTGGAACAAGGGTTATGCCACCGAGGCCGCGCATGCGCTGGTCGACCTCGCCTTCCGGGCGACGGACATCCAGGTGCTGCACGTCGCCTGCCGCGTCATCAATCCGGCGTCGCGGCGGGTCGTGCACAAGTGCGGCTTCCAGTATGCGGGGCAGGGGATGATCGATTCCATCGTCGCCGGCCGCGTGCCGGTCGAGCGCTACCGGCTGGACCGCAAGGCGTGGGCGAGCCTCCGGAACTGGCCGCGATTCTGA